TTTTCCatataatttttccttctggaaaCATCTGATAGTAGCCGTATGCTTTTCATACCAGGAAACCATAAATGAAGAAGGCACCTGGCCAGACTGTTATGTATTATGATAAGTAATAGTCAGAATGTGCCTCATTAATATGGTGTGTCAGGGATGTTGACACAAAGCATCAGATTTGCTCTCTGTGTATCTAAAATGCACCCTCACAAATGAATGCAGAACCATGAGGTTTCGAAGACAAAAAGACTTCTTAAATATTCTAGTTTCTCTCCATGCCAATACAAGGTTGCTTTTGGATATACTGTCACATGTGGGTCATtggtttttccctctctccttttgTCTTACTTCACATGTATGTTAAATACTTAATTAGGAGCAAGAAGCCTGTGTAACACAACACTGTGGTACTGGAATGCAGCAGAAGCAACTCCGAATTTCCTGGCTGCACTGAAAGGAGCCCAGCTGGTCAGTCCCTCCTGTCCTCTTCCTCCCCCTTCTCAAATCCAACCAGAAGATTCAGCCTTCACATGCCAAGATTTCTGTCTGTGAGCACACACAGGTTTCCAAGTAAAGCAGTGCCAAGCAGAGACCGCTGCAATTAATACAATTAACAGAAATCCAGCAGAATGCTGACTCCCAGCCTGACTCAAAGCCAATCTGTCCTTTCAGGAAAGGTCACCCCAGCTCCAGATGCAGCAGAGCAGTCCACATGCTCCTGGGATTTGCCTTGCCACAGACAGCGTGGCTCGCATTTCTGGATGCTGTGTGTGTCACGCTGGGAGATTGCACAGAGCAATCAATATTGTCCCGGCGCCTGACCAGAGCTCTTCTAGAAACTCCAGTGGCAACGCCAGCAATGATCCTGTGTGTGAATGGGAGTTTGGTCTTGCCGGGAAGCTGGAACCACCATGGGAATTACAAGGAGGGGCAGCATATCTCAACAGGAAAGTCATCCAGGAAGTCTCATTTCCAAGAACCAGCTGGTAAACAGTTTAAAGCACCCTGTTCACATCTGTAACACTCAGCAATTAATGAGGCACTCATGTACCTATAAAATAACCAATTCAGTCCTATTTATTTATAGCACTGATTGAGCACTTTGTCACTGGTTTTGAAGAGGGAAAAGTAGACTGAGCCCCAGATACAAAACCGGGGAGTGCTGGCACTGTAAAGTGGCCTGTCTGTCCTGTTTAACAAGCAGTGGTTATGGTTTTAATTTAATGTCAAAGGTGTTGGGAGTGGCCATTAAGAGGTAATTAATAGCCTGAAATACCCTGATCTATAAGATTGCTCAGGATTATACTGTAAAATTAGTTTAGAAGTGCTAAAATATTTGTCAGACAAGCAAAACAGAACCTCAGAAACCTTCCCCACCAGCTCTCCTGAGCCATGAGCCACGTGCACAGAGGTGAGTGCAGCTCCCACCCAAAGCACAGCCCTACACTGGGAAACCCTGTTCAGACTTGACTTCATTTCTGACTGAAATTAAGTTTGCTTTTCTGCCCTGACCCAAAACTCTTGCAGTGCAGAGCCAGGCAACCTTCGGCGGGGTCCACGTAAGAAGAATACAGCTGCTCTTTTCTAACGGGAGGAAGAAGGAGGCTTTTATGGCTGTCCCTGAAGAGAGCCCTCTTACAATGCTTCGCAGTGTCTAAACAGACCTACGTGCTCTGATCCCACTTGGCAATAATGAAGGACTTGTATTCCTCCGGCTTCGGGGACCAGCtcgcccgccgggctgcagaTGCCGGCTCCGGTTACAGCGGTGGCGCGTTAAAAACCTGTGACATTTAAGCGGggatgaaaattaaaattgtctTTAGCCATTGTCCGTATATTTACCCTTTGCTTTGCTCTGTTTCCATAGCAATGAACAAAAAAGGATCACATGCGTCTCTCTTGGAGGGGGCGGACGGGGGAGAGACGAGCCGCCGTTCTGCGGGCAACCGCGCCCCGCCGTGGCTCCGCACAGagcgcggccccgcggcccgCGCCCCCCGTTCCCCCATCCCCGCACCCCCGTTCCCCCATCCCCGCACCTCCTGTTCCCCCATCCCCGCACCCCCGTTCCCCCATCCCCGCACCCCCTGTTCCCCCATCCCTGCACCTCCCGTTCCCCCATCCCCGCACCCCCGTTCCCCCATCCCCGCACCTCCTGTTCCCCCATCCCTGCACCTCCCGTTCCCCCATCCCCGCACCCCCGTTCCCCCATCCCCGCACTCCTGTTCCCCCATCCCCGCACCCCCGTTCCCCCATCCCCGCACTCCTGTTCCCCCATCCCCGCACCCCCCGTTCTCCCCACATCCCCGCACACcgctccctctgctcccccgcATTCCCACACTCCTCAGCCGGGCCCCGAGAGCAGCCCTGCAACGCGCCGAACTGAGTGCACCGGGTCCAGACGATACACCCTGAGCAAAGGGGTCTAAGGAATTTGCTCTGAGTACTGCCAGACAGCGAGGGGGTTTGTGTTGCACCATcaagtcacagaatcatggaatggtttgggttggaagggatcttcaaaggtcatccagttccaatctcccctgccacaggcaaagacatcttccactagaccaggctgctcataTCTCTGTCCCTCCTGACCATGAACACTatcagggatgggacatccacaacaTCTCTGGCAATCTGTTTCACTGTATCATCACCCTCTGAGACAAGAATTTCTTCATattatctaatctaaacttatcctccttcagtttaaagTCATTACCTTTTGTCCAATTACCACACGCCCTTGGTACCAGTGCCCTATGATCTCCCTGGAGCCATGTTCCAGCCCTCTGACCATCTTTGTAGTCCTCCTCTGcactcactccaacaggtcctTGCATTCCTTATGttgggagcccagagctgggtgTGGTACCCCAGCAGGATCTCACaagagaggagcagaggggtAGAAATCCCCTCTCTCAGCCTGCTGGCCACagtgcttttgatgcagcccaggacacagctggcTTTCTGGGCTTCCAAGAGCACATTACCAGGTCATGTTGATcttcatccaccagcacccccaagtccttctcctcaAGGCTGCTCTCAGTCcattctctgcccagcctgtaTTCATActtgggattgccctgacccaggtgcagcaccttgcactaGGCCTTTTTGAACAGCATGGGGTTCCCACAGGCCCACCTCTCAAaagtttctctttttccctgggGACTTTCTGTGAGATTTAGCAATTCTGTACCTAATGATTATTTACTGTTATTTTTCATCTGTGGCTGTTTCGCTTATtagtaaacatttttttttttaaattttacttacATCTACCCATATTTAATTTCTCCTTGTTGGTGGAAAGGGTTTGGTTACATCTATAAGAGGAGACAACTCATTCCATAGTGTCTACCTCTTAaattgtcttaaaaaaaaacactcagGTGGgccaaattaaagaaaagctGTTGCCTGACTGTTAGATCTGTCATCAGCATTTGCCCTGAATATTTGATGAACTCTAGGGAATTTCCACTTGTCTGAGGATAAGCACAGATGTTAGTCAAGACCAACAGAGCATGGCAGCTGCTCCCCCATTATGTGTCTACATCCCATCAGATATTTTATTGTGGCATCATAAAGGATAATATGTTGTTCCTATGACTTAGAAATTAAACTTAAGAGAGGTTAGTGAAAGGAttgtgaaacaaagaaaaaaatctccccTCAAAATACGAACTACAATTTTTAGAACTTTTTAGCATTAGtcatttttaaattactaaTTAAGCTAATTTTACAACTTTGTTATTATAAATTCTTAGCAAAATTGGAAAAGATCTCAGGAGATCAACTAGGCCAGTAGCCTCTCCAAAGTAAAGCTAACTTCTGGGCTCTGTCACATTGTCCAGGACATGATATCCAGGCCACGTCTGCAAACTCTAAGGATGGGGCTTCCAGAGCACCTACTCCAGTGATGAACCAGGCTCTTGTTGAGGGCGTTGTTGGGTAAAGAGTAATCTAGGTTTGGAGCATGTTtaagaaaattttgttttagAAGATACTCTGCTACAAACATAACAGTACTCCTTAAAAGCATTGTTCTCTGGTTTCAGATGCATTTCAAACAGACATCATGTCAGCATGTATTTTTGTGGAGGGATGTAATTTAATGATATGAGGAACAGGGtatttttcagtattatttttCAAATGGGGATCTAATAGAGGTATATTTAATAATTGTGAATAGATCCAGAGCCCTTTATTAGCCAGAAGTCTTGCACAACTTAGAAGTGCCAGCAGTCTTTTATTATGTCTATACTTAAACTATAAGAGATTCAAGTTGCATGGAAAGCCTTTGGCCTTCCTTTGAATAaaccagttttctttttttctcaaacaGCAAGAAATTTTGCTGCAGGACATGATAAAGGAGGGAGTAAAGTTTATTGAAgataaaaataagttttattaGTTGATCCAGTGTCTTTTTCTAAggattgagaaaaaaaaacacgtGGCATTCATAGCTCTGTGATTTATATAATCATCCATGAAAGTAGACATCATGAGGACCACACAAATTTTTGCCAAATCATGATCCCATTTTTGCTTCTGCAGTCATATCTGATGCACGTGATGGTATCTCACATCAGGCTTATTGACTTGCTGTGCATGTGCTTTCAGGGAAATTGTTCTGGCATTACAGATCTATATCTAGGTCTTCCAGACAAGGATGAGGGAAAACTCTTGAATTTCATAAGAGCTGAAAGAGAGATTGATGGAAAAAGCAATACAATTTTAGAAAAAGTAATACAGGAGCAAGGCAGTGATtgttcccctgtactcagcactggtgaggccacaccttgaatcccattgtccagttctgggtccctcactacaagaaggacattgaggcaCTGGAGTACGTCCAGAGAATGGCAACAAAACTGGTGAagagtctggagcacaagtcctacaaggagtggctgaggcagctgggggtgtttgTCCTGGATAaaaagaggctcaggggagaccttgtCACTCTCTACAAATCCcggaaaggaggctgtagccaggtgggagtCGGTCTCTTCTGCCACgtaacaagggacaggacaaaaGAGAATGGtttcaagttgtgccaggggaggtttataTTAGATATGGGGAATAATATCTTCACTGTTATGATGgtcaggcactgggacaggttgcccagggcagtggcagaATTAACGTCCCTGGAGCTGTTAAAAAGACATGTAGGTGTGGCACTAgtggacatggtttagtggtggacttggcagtgctggttaGGAGTTGgaatgatcttaaaggtcttttgaACCTTAAAGAATGGTATGATTCTATATTTTGAAGATAGTCAGTAAGTCTTAGTTTTGGGACAGGATAACCCCCACAATTGTCATGCATACGCTGTGAAAATTTATATTGGGAAGAAAAGACAGATAGACACACCAGGGTagtcaaaaaattattttggttctTGTGTtcaggagaagggagaagaaCCTCAGCATGTTCTGCCACTTTTCCAGGCAGGAAATATCTGGCCAAGCTATTTATGATCCATGCAAGACTGCACTGCCCATGACTGGGGATAAACCTACCTCTGTTTAGACACTGCTGTCAATCACAGGCCAGGGCATGGTAAGAACAGGCTGCCAGGAGTACTTAAGCGTAGAATTCCCTAGAGAAAAGGTGTTTCTTCAATGAACAAAGCAGAAAGAGACCAAGACAAATAAGCCAGACAGCACATCCAGCAGTGTGGCCCATATGAACACCCTATCAGACATGCAGCCAGATGCACTTTGATAATGTGGCCTGCCTGTCTGTGTGTCTCCAGACCAGAGCACCCGTTTCTGGAGAAGGCCTCaagttttgtctttttctgacatttttgtTCCTTAGGCCTCCTGCCATTTGTCTGAGGCTGAAAGACTCCTCTGCCTTGTCTGTATATGTGATGGAAACAGATGAGTCCCAAGGGAAAGTAGAGTGACCTTTGCACTTCGGCAGCTTGGCAGAAGTGCAGCAGAGCCCTTCAAATCCTGATCCAGAGTCTGGAGGAACCCTAGGATGTTGACAAGTTTCACAGGGGTTTCCTTTCCAGTTCTGCTTCCTGCAAAAAAATGAAGTGCTGGtgagtaaattaaaaaaaaaaaaaaaaaaaaaaaaaatccttctttattttcttcctttctgcttATTCCTCAAACTTTGACACAATAGTAGAACAGaagagagatgaaaaaaaatgtctgaCTGTATTTCTTTACAAATGACTTGTTAAAAAGCAAGATGTTTATTGAAAAATCCCAATGATGCAAAAGTCCACAGCTGGTTAGGAAATTGGAGGGAAGTTGCAGTAAATTCACTATAGTTTTATTCCACATTGGGCTCTTTTCTCTTTGGGTAtcaaatatatatacacacttcTGACAAACTCCTGTTTCTTTAAGCTTGTGGTCATTCCTGCAAATTCAGCGCCATGTTTTTAAAACTGAAGACCAAAATGTCAGAAATATATCAGTAGAGTTAACAAAAGTTACCCCAAAAGCTCTCTGTTCACACCCTATTTACTCTGTCATGAAACATAATAAGTGCACTAACTTATACATGGAATAATTTTGGAAGAAGTTGTGAGAGACTTGATTCAATGGACATAGTCATGATTTTCATGGAGAGTTGATCATAACCCTTCCTCAAATGTTCAATGAAAACAACTAAAGCAGAGGGTTTAGAAGAGTTCTGGGCTATCAGGACGTGGTCTATGTAACAAAAAGTGTTGAAGAGAAGATAGAACAGAGCTCAGATTATTCCTTAATTGGAAGAAGTCATGTCTGAACCCAAGATGCTCCTGTATAGCTCCTCAAATATTTGTGGAAACTGAAAGAAGTCAATCATACAAATAGCAGAATGTGTTTAATCATGTTAGAAACTCTTGGAGTAAAGGTCTCCTAAAAGACAGATCCTCCAATCCTCATCCTCACATATGAGACCGTTATGACAAGAAGCCTTGAAATAACCTATAAAGCTGAACTTTATAGCCATTAATTGATGAATTACCAGCAGAGTGATGAATGGTGATGGAGAAAGTGTTCACATTAGCAGTAATGCAGGTCAGGATTATCTTCTGTATTTACAACTTCTCTAATTCCTGTGCGAACCAACAGGATATTTATTCAGCACATTGAAGTGTGCCTACTGTATCATGCACTAGATAAACATTTATCCACATGGTCCAGTTTTTCCTCCTCTTGGTCTTCTGCACtagaggaggaggggaaggagacaTGCTCTGAGTGAATATGAGCAAAATCTGTGGCAGGTAAGAATCCAAGAGCACAGGAGGAGACAACACAGGAGTAGAAGCTGCAATGAAGAATTACCATGTGAAGCCTCAAACTGTACTGAGTCTAGCTGGCATCCaggccacacagacacagacagctCAGAGAAGCCCTTCAGCTCCCCCAGAAATTACAGTGGACAGATCTTGTCAATAGCTTCATAGGAAATCCTGCCTGGAGTGGAAATTCACTTTGCATTTGTTGGGAAGTCTGACAGAGCAGAGATAAGAGGTTTTTACCATGAGGCAGCAGCTGAGACAAGGGTGGTCAAAAGCAATGTTCCTATTTCTACAACAAAGAGAACTTTGGGACACTTTGGAGGACACTTCCTATGATATCAATGAAAgtcttttcttatttaaaaaccAGACATCTCCATTGAGCTCTAGGAAGCCAAAAGTAGCTGTAACAACCAGGGTCACAAAAAGAAGgttcttctttttcctgttgCTAAGCAGTTATGGGCTTTGTCTTAGCATCACCCATCTCTTTGTCCTGCTCCACCTGAATTCATGCCAAAAAAAGAACCAAAGATAACCATCTGGTGAGAACTTACTGTACAGAAAAGAGGTCAAAGGGATTTGGATCTCTGTATTTCTAATCCAATTTCTGCTAAGCCACACAATGGAGTTGCCCTTCTGTTGCAGCTGTGGGCCAAGTGATGACGGATGCTGTACATATGGATTGAAAAGGACAATCCCTaaccagtgccaccagtaccTTTCCCAAAGTAAGACTGAATAAAGGGCAAGAGAGACACCAGGGTACAGGCAAATTGTAATGACAGCAAGATCTTCACACCACTCTGTTGAATGCGGCATGGCCACCTTCTCCTATCTGTGCAACTATAGTCAAGGTTTAGGGAGTTTGCTGGTTTGGGTTTGCAGAAGGGCTGCCTGGTTTGCAAGAGATGAGATTGAGTCCAAGCTGTCTGCAATTTTTAAATTCAAGCTAATCAAACATAGtatggggattttttggaagcaggAGCAATATTAAGTAATTTTAGAAGCTTAGACTTCAACAGCTTTGCTGGCAATTCTTTTCACCTTATTTTGgagaaaaagcacaaaattatGAGAGAAAATTATAACCTTAGAGATGGGCAGTGAAAGATGTTTGTTTTCAATTATGCAATGAATAAATAGAAGTAAAAGTGTCCTGTGAGAGGAGAGATTAAGTGATGTGCTAGAAAGACTAAGCTCTCTTTTGTCTAGTCCTGGGTGGTAGAAAAGTGATTTGCAAAGGTACAAACCAATGGTTTATTCTAGACAAGTGGtttattctgtgtttattttagcTGTCTAGATAGACAGCTGGTTTACTCTTGAGGAACAGCTGTTCCCTATAAAATGTTATGAATTATGTCCTCTGGAAAAGGTCAGCAACCTTTGGAAAAGGCAGGCAAGTGGCATTGAGAGACCTCTGAGGTTGTAGCAGAGAGCTACTGGGGTACCACATGGAACAAAAGAGGGTAGATAgtgaagggaagggaaatgagAGAGTATGGAAAACACAGAGACGTGAACCCTAATTTTGATAAACCGAACGCAGTAATAATTTATCCCACTGACAGGAGCCGGGACCTTTAGTCTGTGCTTCTAGGAGTGTTTGGAAATTTCTCACAGTGTTTCAGAACACAACAGATATCAGATCACAAAGCTGTATATAACAGAACCAGTTGATGCTtgagggaaaagaaacagactcttcagaaaaataagaaaaaaatctaaaccattACAGTAGTTTGAAAGTATTTGGAACAAATGAACCATTGGACCAGAGCTGAGGTATTAAAATGTGCATGGTAAATACATTCAAAAGACACTATGCTGGTGCTGCCTTGTATCAAACATATCTAATATCTGGCATATCTTTAAGACACTACACAGTTATGACAGAGAATTGCTCTGATGAGCAGCTGAAAAACTGAGAACTCCAGCATGGGATGCTGTTACAGCAACATAGCAGAGAGGTCTGGTGCAACTTAACACTGACCTTTTTTTACACCTTCTTACACTGAAGAATCCAACATAAAATACCACAAAATGTCAAAAGATTGTTTGGCAAGTTGGCTTCAAGATGAAGAAAACAGCTTGGTTTGACTGAAGCTTGTCAAATATTTCAGCAGTCCTTTTCAGAGAATGTGGAGACCGTGTTTTCTGTGCAGTTTGTCACTCGTCAGTGCATAACAACATATGGAGAGTTAAGGCAAGATCAGTTTTGACACACTAATTCCTGCTTTTAAGATGTTATTGGCCTATCTCTAGTGGTGTTTTGGAGAGAAGCAATGAAGCAGCAACAAGGCAATACCATAAACTTCCTAATTTTCCTACTAGGAGAAAAATGACTAGACTACATGACAAAAATGTACTCGTTTCTGTCTCTTTTAAACCCCCATTTGTCTCACAAACAGAAAGGAATTTTTCACAGCTATAACATGGTCCCTACTGGCCATGTATCTGCATTACACAATCAGCAAGGAGTTCAACATGTGGACTTTTTTACCTGAGGACAGCTCTTCACCTCCAGAGGCTATGAGTGATTCCCAGTGAAGCCAACAGGTCCAGATTTCATCTCAACATATATCTGCCTATCTGTCTTTCTCCAGCCATTGGAGAGACACAGATGAGTCTGACTGGTCTGAAAATGTACCACTGCCTGCTCTTAGCACTACTTCTTTTTCTCAGGATAAGTGACTCTCCTGGAAGTATTTATTTACTGACTATAGAATGAACAATGGTTACTTTTGATTAGAAGCCTaacttttaaacaaaattgAAAAAGGTGATGCAATTTCTAAGACCTATTAAATCTTCTGAAAAGAAGaagcctggggacaccttgtAACAAGCTTGAGTGAGAATTGCCTAGCTTTTGACCACAAAGACTTGAAACTGGTAGAATGGATCCATTGCACAAACAGCAACAAGACCAAACAGTATTGGGAAATTCCACATTGTATTGAATAAAATGTTCCCTCCATGTGGCTTTGTTGCTAATGGCTGTATGCACATATCTTGAATGATCCTAGCTCAGGATAGCTGACCCCATGCAGGAAGAAAGATTAATG
This sequence is a window from Anomalospiza imberbis isolate Cuckoo-Finch-1a 21T00152 chromosome 1, ASM3175350v1, whole genome shotgun sequence. Protein-coding genes within it:
- the LOC137465339 gene encoding uncharacterized protein; translation: MSHVHRAMNKKGSHASLLEGADGGETSRRSAGNRAPPWLRTERGPAARAPRSPIPAPPFPHPRTSCSPIPAPPFPHPRTPCSPIPAPPVPPSPHPRSPIPAPPVPPSLHLPFPHPRTPVPPSPHSCSPIPAPPFPHPRTPVPPSPHPPFSPHPRTPLPLLPRIPTLLSRAPRAALQRAELSAPGPDDTP